The following are encoded together in the Aerococcus mictus genome:
- a CDS encoding DUF1868 domain-containing protein, translating to MEINNPQDKFTKTGQVISNPGYTVISFANEAMDDIVAYGKQVQATFSTLPQEDRDKLALLPPSSFHITVLGLFKERDQGTDKWPAFLPKTYSRQKIKQALLQRFNQVAKPQNIKMQVTRLIPQAILLEPSDVDSYHRLDNYRRQLADAFQLPLEEDYQFHMSLSYLLGEESSAITDICQQLEGELLKLEPFLLPQPDLAFYEDMLAFHPLLNSGTYPGGKYATSDY from the coding sequence ATGGAAATTAACAACCCGCAAGATAAATTTACTAAGACTGGTCAAGTCATCTCTAATCCGGGCTATACGGTGATTTCCTTTGCTAATGAGGCGATGGATGACATCGTCGCTTATGGAAAGCAGGTACAAGCAACTTTTTCTACTTTGCCACAGGAAGACCGAGACAAACTGGCCCTCTTACCTCCGTCTAGTTTTCATATTACTGTCCTTGGTCTCTTTAAGGAGCGTGACCAGGGAACAGACAAATGGCCCGCTTTCTTACCGAAAACTTACTCCCGGCAAAAGATCAAACAGGCTCTCTTGCAACGGTTTAACCAGGTAGCTAAACCGCAAAATATAAAAATGCAGGTAACGAGATTGATTCCCCAAGCTATTCTCCTAGAGCCTAGTGATGTGGATAGTTACCACCGCTTAGACAATTACCGCCGGCAACTGGCGGATGCCTTTCAACTGCCCTTGGAAGAGGATTATCAGTTTCATATGAGCTTATCCTATCTTTTAGGAGAGGAGAGTTCGGCTATCACTGATATCTGCCAGCAACTAGAAGGCGAACTCTTAAAACTAGAACCCTTTCTCTTACCCCAGCCAGACCTGGCCTTCTATGAAGATATGTTAGCCTTTCACCCTTTGCTCAATAGTGGTACTTACCCAGGAGGCAAGTATGCGACAAGTGATTATTGA
- a CDS encoding collagen-flanked surface repeat-containing protein, whose product MVGKNNFKLLREKNSNRYYRYSIKRLNIGVASVAVAVGLLFMGDASVVRAAADEAHTEESSLPADSAHTLTADTSAILENAAKSENVEKVEANAPADSVSDKAETEPAPAAEVAPATEVAPVEEAPAKAEEATEAPAAEDKAQSPAEADQAKENKEEKAADTVSPEVGELSDKKETPQSQAGNYAAAEGAEIPGASAEAARDAGLDRLAKSILGAANPQEALRTELKDIYTDEEIEGIVKNVDLSKVSNGRQLMEEVSKAGVQYAGDKRRTGFAFYAAHETPTEVRVGGAPVALGNANTPITHQGDGIVHGSDGTNNAHYTLKAVPNRAANKVDFELTYRLDPKAVAQLGGSVNHQPRFGIELGSGFNYNPAVGIPAQASVPGNRSRQPRTVQMKSGAATGYAGLSMGTDYSLSNYDVKNGYPLVYKFSVPVKDWNGKLDYKTTIGMFNSAMGAAGTANVDPASRHNYFYNTRTQQGDFNPDINFGTREKVERTPINFQTKYKTSTELPIGETREVKAGEKGITKHIKTIRTYKGVDLGEIGTRTEIEKPPVDAEFLLGVGLPEGQKLPIEPPVVEPRLSGDNTVSGLAEPNKDIVVTIGNNTYPTRTDNRGNFTITVPKLHEGDIISAVVQDGNRTSRPGKTIVPRDGRTPQISTQRGEKDGRPGTKVIVTDPATGRTLNETFVYDGQQGPKGEQGVAGPQGPKGEKGEKGDPGVAGPQGAKGEKGEDGKTYVPVVDRDETKKETTIKFYPANPDGSADTTKNPVATGIVKDGQDGAKGDKGETGATGATGAQGAKGEDGKSFVPVVSRDEAKKETTIKFYPANPDGSADTSKEPVAKGTVKDGEKGERGEVGPQGPQGIAGPKGDKGETGATGAQGPKGDTGAQGPKGEQGEKGDPGAQGTPGKDGRDGLSPLVDVRRNDANDGVIITVTPRHYNAQGQPENGTPTTSEVKDGAPGTDGKTYVPVVEKGTDGITHIKFYPAKKDGTPDKDQQPIATGQVKDGAKGEKGDPGIQGPQGEKGETGATGAQGEKGKDGVDGKSYVPVVERDEAGKQTTIKFYPANTDGTADKTQKPVAEGIVKDGEKGETGATGAQGEKGKDGADGKSYVPVVERDEPNKQATIKFYPAKADGTADKAQKPIAEGVVKDGEKGEKGDTGATGATGAQGAQGEKGQDGADGKTFVPVVEKGENGVTTIKFYPATPTGEADKSQKPVATGQVNDGKDGKTPLIETTRVDDADPKENGNQPGTKVTIKDPVTKEVLSESFVKDGVKGDKGEKGDPGQNGRDGLTPLVDVKRNPTNDGVIITLTPRSYNEQGEVVNGDPVTSEVKDGAKGDPGKDGKSPIVETARVADADPNTDGDQPGTKVTVKDPEGKTVLSESFVKDGEKGEKGDKGKDGLTYAPVVEKGKDGVTTIKFYPVDPQTGQPDKSKQPFAEGQVKDGAKGDKGDPGQDGKTYAPVITKGEDGTTSIKFYPVNPETKKPDTTQEPVATGEVKDGKNGKDGLTPKVETRRNDTNDGVIIKVTPQVRDDQGNVVDGTPTETEVKDGKNGENGKTYVPVVERDEPNKQTTIKFYPANAEGKADTTKDPVATGQVKDGAKGDKGEKGDQGEKGLDGKNGTDGKTFVPVVEKGKDGVTTIKFYPANAEGQADKTKDPVATGEVKDGKTPIVETSRVEDADPSIEGKQPGTKIVVKDPETKAVISESFVTDGIDGKTFAPVVEKGKDGVTTIKFYPVDPKTGEADKTQNPVAIGEVKDGKDGLTPKVETRRNDTNDGVIIKVTPQVRDAQGNVVDGTPTETEVKDGKNGENGKTYVPVVEKGDNGVTTIKFYPANAEGKADTTKDPVATGQVKDGAKGDKGEKGDPGEKGQDGKNGENGKTFAPVVTKGADGTTSIKFYPVNPETGKADESQPAVAEGTVKDGQDGKSPVVETTRVEDADPTTEGNQPGTKVTVKDPETGNVISESFVKDGEKGEKGDKGTDGKTPVVETTRVEDADPTTEGNQPGTKVTVKDPETNKVISESFVKDGNDGQSYAPVVKKGEDGTTTIKFYPVDPKTGKADESKPAVAEGTVKDGVNGKSAYTTVVEGPNAAGEPGQWIINYFDKNGDGKFTDDEIVSTQFVRNGKDGKDGKDGKTYAPVLEKGADGTTSIKFYPVNPETGKADQTQPAVAEGTVKDGQDGKTFAPVLEKGKDGETTIKFYPVNPETKQPDTTQAPVAEGKVKDGKDGLSPKIETRRNDANDGVIIKVTPQVRDAQGNVVDGTPSETEVKDGQNGKTYAPVVTKGQDGTTSIKFYPVNPKTGKADTEQPAVAEGTVKDGADGKTFAPVVEKGADGTTSIKFYPVDPKTGQPDTSQPAVAEGAVKDGKSAYTTVVEGPNAANELGRWIINYFDKNGDGKFTDDEVVSAQFVRDGKDGKDGVDGKTFAPVVEKGQDGTTTIKFYPVDPKTGKADTTQPAVAEGAVKDGANGKSAYTTVVEGPNAAGEPGRWIINYFDKNNDGKFTDDEVVSAQFVRDGKDGQDGKSPIVEVKDNGDGTHTITTKNPDGSVNSTTTVKNGKDGKSPVVESTRVEDADPNTPDNQPGTKITVKDPETGKVISETFVKDGVNGKDGNDGKNGIDGKSFAPVVEKGQDGTTTIKFYPVDPKTGKPDTTQPAVAEGSVKDGKDGKSPVVEASRVDDLDPNTPGNQAGTKIIVKDPETGTVVHESYVKDGQDGKSPEITS is encoded by the coding sequence ATGGTAGGAAAAAATAATTTTAAGCTGTTACGGGAGAAAAATAGCAATCGCTATTACCGCTACAGCATCAAACGTTTAAATATAGGAGTGGCCTCAGTCGCTGTTGCTGTGGGTTTACTCTTTATGGGAGACGCTTCGGTAGTTCGCGCTGCCGCTGATGAAGCTCACACAGAAGAAAGCTCACTTCCAGCAGATTCTGCCCACACGCTTACGGCTGACACCAGTGCCATACTGGAAAATGCCGCTAAGAGTGAAAATGTAGAAAAAGTTGAAGCAAATGCTCCAGCAGATTCTGTTAGCGATAAGGCTGAAACAGAACCAGCCCCAGCGGCTGAAGTCGCTCCAGCAACAGAAGTAGCACCTGTTGAGGAAGCTCCAGCTAAGGCAGAGGAAGCAACAGAAGCGCCAGCAGCTGAAGACAAGGCTCAAAGCCCAGCTGAAGCTGATCAGGCTAAAGAAAATAAAGAAGAAAAAGCAGCTGACACTGTGTCTCCAGAAGTGGGTGAATTGTCAGACAAAAAAGAAACTCCTCAAAGCCAAGCAGGTAACTATGCGGCAGCTGAAGGAGCTGAAATTCCAGGCGCTTCTGCAGAAGCTGCCCGTGATGCAGGCCTCGACCGTTTAGCTAAGAGCATCTTAGGGGCAGCTAACCCTCAAGAAGCGCTTAGAACAGAACTCAAGGACATCTATACCGACGAAGAGATCGAAGGGATCGTTAAGAACGTTGATTTATCTAAAGTCAGCAACGGCCGTCAGTTGATGGAAGAAGTCTCCAAGGCCGGCGTTCAATACGCAGGCGACAAACGCCGTACAGGCTTTGCCTTCTATGCCGCACATGAAACACCGACTGAAGTTCGGGTTGGGGGAGCCCCTGTTGCCTTAGGGAATGCGAATACACCGATTACCCATCAAGGGGATGGGATTGTCCATGGATCGGATGGAACAAATAATGCTCATTACACCTTAAAAGCAGTTCCTAATCGAGCAGCCAATAAGGTTGATTTTGAATTGACTTATCGCTTGGATCCAAAAGCGGTAGCCCAATTAGGGGGATCGGTTAACCACCAACCTCGTTTCGGGATTGAACTAGGTAGCGGCTTCAACTATAATCCAGCAGTCGGTATTCCAGCTCAAGCTAGCGTTCCAGGAAATAGATCCCGCCAACCTAGAACTGTTCAAATGAAAAGTGGGGCAGCCACTGGGTATGCTGGTTTATCGATGGGTACGGACTATTCTTTAAGTAACTATGACGTTAAGAACGGTTACCCATTGGTTTATAAATTCTCCGTTCCTGTAAAGGATTGGAATGGTAAGTTAGACTATAAGACTACCATTGGGATGTTTAACTCAGCTATGGGTGCTGCAGGTACAGCAAATGTGGACCCAGCGTCTCGTCACAATTATTTCTACAACACTCGTACTCAACAAGGTGACTTTAACCCAGATATTAACTTCGGTACTCGTGAAAAAGTAGAACGAACACCAATTAATTTCCAAACTAAGTACAAAACTTCAACAGAATTGCCTATTGGTGAAACTAGAGAAGTCAAGGCTGGGGAAAAAGGGATTACCAAGCATATCAAGACCATCCGTACCTATAAGGGCGTTGATCTTGGTGAGATTGGAACACGTACCGAAATTGAAAAACCACCAGTAGACGCTGAGTTCCTACTCGGGGTAGGCCTACCTGAAGGTCAAAAATTACCAATCGAACCTCCAGTAGTTGAACCTCGTCTATCAGGAGATAATACAGTTAGTGGTTTAGCTGAACCGAATAAGGATATTGTCGTTACTATTGGCAATAATACGTATCCTACACGTACAGACAATCGAGGGAACTTTACAATCACCGTTCCAAAACTACATGAAGGGGACATTATTTCAGCTGTAGTTCAAGACGGTAACCGGACTAGTCGCCCAGGTAAGACCATCGTTCCTCGTGACGGTCGGACCCCTCAAATTTCAACCCAACGTGGTGAAAAAGATGGTCGCCCAGGGACTAAGGTAATCGTAACTGATCCTGCAACTGGAAGAACCTTAAATGAAACTTTCGTCTATGATGGCCAACAAGGTCCAAAAGGTGAACAAGGTGTTGCCGGTCCTCAAGGTCCAAAAGGTGAGAAAGGTGAGAAAGGTGATCCAGGCGTAGCCGGACCACAAGGCGCTAAGGGTGAAAAGGGCGAAGACGGTAAGACTTACGTTCCAGTCGTTGACCGCGATGAAACTAAGAAAGAAACTACCATTAAGTTCTATCCAGCAAATCCAGACGGTTCTGCTGACACCACTAAAAACCCTGTCGCAACTGGCATCGTTAAAGACGGTCAAGACGGCGCTAAGGGTGACAAGGGTGAGACTGGCGCTACCGGCGCAACAGGTGCTCAAGGTGCCAAGGGCGAAGATGGTAAATCTTTCGTTCCAGTTGTAAGCCGCGACGAAGCTAAGAAAGAAACTACCATCAAGTTCTACCCAGCAAATCCAGATGGTTCTGCTGATACAAGTAAAGAGCCAGTCGCTAAAGGTACTGTTAAAGACGGTGAAAAAGGCGAACGCGGTGAAGTTGGACCTCAAGGCCCACAAGGTATCGCTGGTCCTAAAGGTGACAAAGGTGAAACCGGAGCAACCGGCGCCCAAGGTCCAAAAGGTGATACCGGCGCACAAGGGCCTAAGGGTGAACAAGGCGAAAAAGGCGACCCAGGTGCTCAAGGTACTCCAGGTAAGGACGGCCGTGACGGCTTAAGCCCACTGGTTGATGTTCGTCGTAATGACGCTAACGATGGGGTTATCATCACCGTAACGCCACGTCACTACAATGCCCAAGGTCAACCTGAAAACGGGACGCCAACCACTAGCGAAGTTAAAGATGGTGCTCCTGGTACTGACGGCAAGACCTATGTTCCCGTTGTTGAAAAAGGGACTGATGGTATTACCCATATCAAGTTCTACCCAGCCAAAAAAGATGGCACGCCTGATAAAGACCAACAACCGATCGCAACCGGTCAAGTTAAAGACGGGGCTAAAGGTGAAAAAGGCGACCCAGGCATCCAAGGCCCTCAAGGTGAAAAGGGTGAAACTGGTGCGACCGGTGCCCAAGGTGAGAAGGGTAAAGATGGTGTCGACGGCAAGTCCTACGTTCCAGTTGTTGAACGCGATGAGGCCGGCAAACAAACGACCATCAAATTCTACCCAGCTAATACCGATGGCACAGCCGACAAGACCCAAAAACCTGTCGCTGAAGGTATCGTAAAAGACGGCGAAAAGGGTGAAACCGGTGCAACCGGCGCCCAAGGTGAGAAGGGTAAAGATGGTGCAGACGGCAAGTCTTACGTTCCAGTTGTCGAGCGCGATGAGCCTAACAAACAAGCCACCATTAAATTCTACCCAGCCAAGGCAGACGGCACAGCAGATAAGGCTCAAAAGCCAATCGCTGAAGGTGTCGTAAAAGATGGCGAAAAGGGTGAAAAAGGTGATACTGGCGCGACCGGCGCAACAGGTGCTCAAGGTGCCCAAGGCGAAAAAGGCCAAGACGGTGCAGACGGCAAGACTTTTGTTCCAGTTGTAGAGAAGGGCGAAAATGGTGTCACAACCATCAAGTTCTACCCAGCTACCCCAACAGGAGAAGCCGATAAGAGCCAAAAACCTGTCGCAACTGGTCAAGTTAACGACGGTAAGGATGGCAAAACCCCACTGATCGAAACAACTCGTGTGGACGACGCTGATCCTAAAGAAAATGGTAACCAACCAGGCACCAAAGTCACCATTAAAGATCCAGTCACCAAAGAAGTCCTAAGCGAAAGCTTTGTTAAAGATGGCGTGAAGGGTGACAAGGGTGAGAAAGGTGACCCAGGTCAAAATGGCCGCGATGGTTTAACCCCATTAGTGGATGTTAAACGTAACCCAACTAACGATGGCGTGATCATTACCCTGACCCCACGTTCTTACAATGAACAGGGTGAAGTGGTTAATGGTGACCCTGTGACCAGCGAAGTTAAAGACGGAGCCAAGGGTGATCCTGGTAAAGACGGCAAGAGCCCAATCGTTGAAACCGCTCGTGTAGCCGACGCTGATCCAAACACAGACGGCGACCAACCAGGGACCAAAGTAACGGTTAAAGATCCTGAAGGTAAGACTGTCTTGAGCGAAAGCTTCGTTAAAGATGGCGAAAAAGGTGAAAAAGGCGACAAGGGTAAGGATGGACTGACTTACGCGCCAGTCGTTGAAAAAGGCAAAGACGGCGTCACCACCATCAAATTCTACCCAGTGGATCCTCAAACGGGCCAACCTGACAAGTCTAAGCAACCATTCGCTGAAGGCCAAGTCAAAGACGGCGCTAAAGGTGACAAGGGTGACCCAGGTCAAGATGGTAAGACCTATGCTCCAGTTATCACTAAGGGAGAAGACGGCACAACTTCAATCAAGTTCTATCCTGTTAACCCAGAAACTAAGAAACCAGACACGACCCAAGAACCTGTCGCAACTGGCGAAGTTAAGGATGGGAAAAACGGTAAGGACGGCTTAACGCCTAAGGTTGAAACCCGCCGCAACGATACCAACGATGGTGTCATCATCAAGGTCACCCCACAAGTTCGCGATGACCAGGGTAATGTCGTCGACGGTACGCCAACTGAAACGGAAGTTAAAGACGGCAAGAATGGCGAAAACGGCAAGACTTACGTTCCAGTTGTTGAGCGCGATGAGCCTAACAAACAAACAACCATTAAGTTCTACCCAGCTAATGCAGAGGGTAAAGCTGATACGACCAAGGACCCAGTAGCCACCGGCCAAGTCAAAGACGGGGCTAAAGGCGACAAGGGTGAAAAAGGTGACCAAGGTGAGAAAGGCCTAGACGGCAAGAACGGTACAGACGGTAAGACCTTTGTTCCAGTTGTTGAGAAGGGCAAAGACGGTGTCACCACCATCAAGTTCTACCCAGCTAATGCAGAGGGTCAAGCCGACAAGACCAAAGATCCAGTCGCTACTGGTGAAGTCAAAGATGGGAAGACTCCAATCGTTGAAACCAGCCGTGTAGAAGATGCCGATCCAAGTATTGAAGGCAAGCAACCAGGTACTAAGATTGTGGTCAAAGATCCAGAAACCAAGGCTGTTATTAGCGAAAGTTTCGTCACAGATGGTATCGATGGCAAGACCTTTGCGCCAGTGGTTGAAAAGGGTAAAGATGGCGTAACGACCATTAAATTCTACCCAGTAGATCCTAAGACTGGTGAGGCTGATAAGACCCAGAACCCTGTTGCGATAGGTGAAGTTAAGGACGGTAAAGACGGCCTAACGCCTAAGGTTGAAACCCGTCGCAACGATACTAACGATGGTGTGATCATCAAGGTGACCCCACAAGTTCGTGATGCCCAAGGTAATGTCGTAGACGGTACCCCAACTGAAACGGAAGTTAAGGACGGCAAGAACGGCGAAAACGGTAAGACCTACGTTCCAGTCGTTGAAAAGGGTGACAATGGCGTAACAACCATTAAGTTCTACCCAGCTAATGCAGAGGGTAAAGCTGATACGACCAAGGACCCAGTAGCCACCGGCCAAGTCAAAGACGGCGCTAAAGGCGACAAGGGTGAAAAAGGTGATCCAGGTGAGAAAGGTCAAGACGGTAAGAACGGCGAAAACGGTAAGACCTTTGCTCCTGTTGTCACTAAAGGTGCAGATGGCACAACCTCCATCAAGTTCTACCCAGTGAATCCAGAAACGGGCAAGGCGGATGAAAGTCAACCAGCTGTTGCTGAAGGTACTGTGAAGGATGGCCAAGACGGCAAGAGCCCAGTTGTTGAAACGACCCGCGTAGAAGACGCCGATCCAACGACTGAAGGCAATCAACCAGGCACCAAGGTCACTGTCAAAGACCCAGAAACCGGCAATGTTATTAGCGAAAGCTTCGTTAAAGACGGCGAAAAAGGTGAAAAAGGTGACAAGGGGACCGATGGTAAGACCCCAGTTGTTGAAACGACCCGCGTAGAAGACGCCGATCCAACAACTGAAGGCAATCAACCAGGCACCAAGGTGACGGTTAAAGACCCAGAAACTAACAAGGTCATCAGCGAAAGCTTTGTCAAAGATGGTAACGACGGTCAGAGCTACGCCCCAGTCGTTAAGAAGGGCGAAGATGGCACAACCACCATCAAGTTCTACCCAGTAGATCCTAAGACCGGTAAGGCTGATGAAAGCAAACCAGCTGTTGCAGAAGGAACCGTCAAAGATGGTGTCAACGGTAAGTCCGCTTACACCACGGTTGTTGAAGGTCCAAACGCAGCCGGTGAACCAGGCCAATGGATCATCAACTACTTCGACAAGAACGGCGACGGCAAGTTCACCGACGACGAAATTGTTTCCACCCAATTTGTCCGCAACGGTAAAGATGGGAAAGACGGTAAGGACGGTAAGACCTATGCTCCTGTTCTTGAAAAAGGCGCAGACGGTACAACCTCGATTAAGTTCTATCCAGTCAACCCTGAAACTGGTAAAGCAGATCAAACGCAACCAGCCGTAGCAGAAGGAACCGTCAAGGATGGCCAAGATGGTAAGACCTTCGCTCCAGTCCTCGAAAAAGGTAAAGACGGCGAAACCACCATCAAGTTCTACCCAGTTAACCCAGAAACTAAACAGCCAGACACGACTCAAGCCCCTGTTGCAGAAGGCAAGGTGAAGGATGGCAAGGACGGTCTCAGTCCTAAGATTGAAACACGTCGTAACGATGCTAACGATGGTGTGATCATCAAGGTGACCCCACAAGTTCGTGATGCTCAAGGTAATGTTGTTGACGGGACGCCAAGTGAAACAGAAGTCAAGGACGGCCAAAACGGCAAGACTTACGCTCCTGTTGTAACGAAGGGCCAAGACGGCACAACTTCTATCAAGTTCTACCCAGTGAATCCTAAGACTGGCAAGGCCGATACTGAACAACCAGCTGTTGCAGAAGGAACAGTTAAAGACGGTGCTGACGGCAAGACCTTCGCCCCAGTTGTTGAGAAGGGTGCAGACGGTACAACCTCGATTAAGTTCTACCCAGTAGATCCTAAGACCGGTCAGCCAGACACCAGCCAACCAGCTGTCGCAGAAGGTGCAGTCAAAGACGGTAAGTCTGCCTACACTACCGTTGTTGAAGGACCAAATGCAGCCAATGAACTAGGCCGCTGGATTATCAACTACTTCGATAAGAACGGCGACGGTAAGTTCACCGACGATGAAGTCGTATCTGCCCAATTCGTTCGCGATGGTAAGGACGGCAAAGATGGTGTTGACGGCAAGACCTTTGCCCCAGTTGTAGAAAAAGGTCAAGATGGCACAACGACCATCAAGTTCTACCCAGTTGATCCTAAGACAGGTAAAGCGGACACGACCCAACCAGCTGTTGCAGAAGGTGCAGTCAAAGACGGGGCAAACGGCAAGTCTGCCTACACTACTGTCGTTGAAGGACCAAATGCAGCCGGCGAGCCTGGCCGCTGGATCATCAACTACTTCGACAAGAACAACGACGGCAAGTTCACCGACGATGAAGTCGTATCTGCCCAATTCGTTCGCGATGGTAAGGATGGTCAAGATGGCAAGTCTCCAATAGTCGAAGTGAAGGACAACGGTGACGGTACCCATACCATCACCACCAAGAACCCAGACGGCAGCGTGAACTCTACCACTACCGTTAAGAACGGTAAGGACGGTAAGTCGCCAGTCGTTGAAAGCACTCGGGTTGAAGATGCCGATCCAAATACCCCAGATAATCAACCAGGTACCAAGATTACGGTCAAAGATCCAGAAACCGGTAAGGTCATCAGCGAAACTTTCGTCAAAGATGGTGTCAACGGTAAGGATGGTAATGACGGTAAGAACGGTATCGATGGCAAGAGCTTTGCGCCAGTCGTTGAGAAGGGCCAAGATGGCACGACCACGATTAAGTTCTACCCAGTAGATCCTAAGACTGGCAAGCCAGACACCACTCAACCAGCCGTTGCAGAAGGTTCTGTGAAGGACGGTAAGGATGGCAAGTCGCCAGTCGTTGAAGCAAGCCGCGTTGACGACCTCGATCCTAACACCCCTGGCAACCAAGCCGGCACTAAGATTATTGTCAAAGATCCAGAAACCGGCACTGTTGTTCATGAAAGCTATGTGAAAGACGGTCAAGACGGCAAGTCTCCAGAAATCACCAGCTAG
- a CDS encoding ABC transporter substrate-binding protein, producing the protein MSLKNRIFKGAMALLAGLSLAACGNGGSESASNNGGGDGPIEIEYWHGNADTQGGQQVKELVDKFNESQDEVHVTPVYNEGLYVGLMKNLQTQAAAKKYPAVVQIGWAYREYFDENFESMKPAELIDKYAAEEDKDYMDTKFHDEFTNLAKNLEGEVLGFPYSASTAVIFVNEDLLAEAGVNPDEIKTYEDLFEAAKTVKDKTGKYGLNIDQSNDNWTSQQLIESNGGKVVTDDGKTAIGSDESIEAMGLWAKGIEEGYVFNGQTADGQQSFITGDVAMTNSTIAQRGNITRNASFNAKAIPLPSFGDKERAIPAGGSFLAVTAQDKAEQEASWKFIKFLFEPDNIAIWDEGTGYLPPTTDATENDTLKKLIEEDQMYQTSYGQMEDLVPFSSFPGTNGLQASEKFRDARDRIFTGVSASEELPKAEDEINELLN; encoded by the coding sequence ATGTCATTAAAAAATAGAATCTTCAAGGGAGCCATGGCTCTCTTGGCTGGACTCTCCCTTGCAGCCTGTGGCAATGGGGGTTCAGAATCCGCAAGTAACAATGGTGGGGGCGACGGCCCGATTGAAATTGAATATTGGCATGGTAATGCTGATACCCAAGGGGGCCAACAAGTTAAAGAATTAGTGGATAAATTCAATGAGTCCCAAGATGAAGTTCACGTGACCCCTGTGTATAATGAAGGTTTATACGTTGGTTTGATGAAGAACCTCCAAACCCAAGCAGCGGCGAAGAAATACCCAGCTGTGGTCCAAATTGGTTGGGCTTACCGGGAATACTTCGATGAGAACTTTGAATCCATGAAACCCGCTGAGTTGATTGACAAGTATGCGGCTGAAGAAGATAAAGACTATATGGATACCAAGTTCCATGATGAATTCACCAACCTCGCTAAGAACTTAGAAGGGGAAGTTCTCGGATTTCCTTACTCTGCTTCCACTGCGGTTATCTTCGTCAATGAAGACCTCCTTGCAGAAGCTGGCGTGAACCCTGATGAAATCAAGACCTATGAAGACTTATTTGAAGCCGCAAAAACGGTTAAAGATAAAACCGGGAAATATGGTTTAAACATTGACCAATCCAACGACAACTGGACTTCCCAACAATTAATTGAATCCAACGGGGGTAAAGTGGTTACTGATGATGGCAAGACAGCCATCGGTTCTGATGAATCCATTGAAGCTATGGGCTTATGGGCAAAAGGCATTGAAGAAGGTTATGTCTTTAATGGACAAACTGCTGACGGCCAACAATCATTCATTACTGGTGACGTGGCTATGACTAACTCTACTATTGCCCAACGTGGTAACATTACCCGTAACGCCAGCTTCAATGCTAAAGCTATTCCACTACCAAGCTTTGGGGACAAGGAACGTGCTATTCCGGCTGGGGGTTCATTCTTAGCCGTAACTGCTCAAGATAAAGCTGAACAAGAAGCGTCTTGGAAATTTATTAAGTTCCTCTTTGAACCAGACAACATCGCTATTTGGGACGAAGGGACTGGTTACCTCCCACCAACGACCGATGCAACTGAAAATGATACCTTGAAGAAATTGATTGAAGAAGATCAAATGTATCAAACCTCTTATGGTCAAATGGAAGACTTAGTACCATTCTCATCCTTCCCAGGGACCAATGGTTTACAAGCTTCGGAGAAATTCAGAGATGCCCGTGACCGGATCTTTACTGGTGTGTCTGCTTCTGAAGAACTGCCTAAAGCAGAAGATGAAATTAATGAATTATTAAACTAG
- a CDS encoding nucleoside hydrolase — protein sequence MRQVIIDTDPGTDDSLAILLALTQPDIEVLGLTTVQGNQPLDQINANATSLVNYLGLNTPVYSGSVYTSKNPVIKASQRQAYHGGGGMGTLDLPANKALLAEESAVDFIIRAVKANPKKVDILTLGPLTNLGRCLEKESDLVNNLGQVYSMGGGIHKGKLTPVTEFNYGYDAHSAQKVYQQFGPQNPITMCGLDASYQAVFSPEIIGKIEQNFPKLARLFHALFDGQIKTYQERESLPGCVIHDVMAFMVYYDPDFVEEAPLTSMTIVTDSDLVQGLCVADLEGRFDQVTNARVVMKINRDRYFNQLMEAFSNLEAKLPT from the coding sequence ATGCGACAAGTGATTATTGATACCGATCCCGGTACGGATGACAGCCTAGCTATCTTACTCGCCCTTACTCAGCCTGATATCGAAGTCCTTGGCCTCACAACGGTTCAGGGAAACCAGCCCTTAGACCAGATTAACGCCAATGCCACTAGCTTGGTAAACTATCTAGGTTTAAACACCCCGGTGTACTCTGGTTCAGTCTATACCAGCAAGAATCCGGTCATTAAAGCGAGCCAGCGCCAGGCCTATCACGGAGGTGGAGGAATGGGAACTTTGGACCTTCCAGCCAATAAAGCCTTACTCGCTGAGGAAAGTGCGGTTGATTTTATTATCCGAGCGGTTAAGGCTAATCCTAAAAAGGTAGATATTTTGACCCTAGGGCCGTTAACGAATTTAGGACGCTGTCTGGAAAAAGAGTCCGACTTAGTTAATAACTTGGGTCAGGTCTATTCTATGGGCGGTGGCATCCACAAAGGTAAGCTGACGCCGGTGACGGAATTTAACTATGGCTATGACGCTCATTCGGCCCAGAAGGTCTATCAACAATTTGGTCCTCAAAATCCAATTACCATGTGTGGTTTGGATGCCAGTTACCAGGCGGTCTTTAGCCCTGAAATTATTGGAAAAATTGAGCAAAACTTTCCTAAATTAGCCCGTCTCTTTCACGCCTTATTTGACGGTCAGATCAAAACCTACCAAGAGCGGGAGAGCTTACCCGGCTGTGTTATCCATGATGTCATGGCTTTTATGGTCTATTATGACCCTGACTTTGTGGAGGAAGCACCCTTGACTTCCATGACCATTGTGACAGACAGTGACTTGGTTCAGGGACTCTGTGTGGCTGACTTGGAGGGACGTTTCGATCAAGTGACTAATGCGCGAGTAGTGATGAAAATTAATCGCGACCGTTATTTTAATCAGCTTATGGAGGCATTTAGCAATTTGGAAGCAAAACTCCCTACATAA